CAAAATGTACATGTGTGCACCAGCTCCAGGCACTCTATGGCAATGATTATGGGCCTGCTTCCAAACACAGGACAAGACAATCAACAGTGAATTTTCCCTTTTTGGTTTCGAGCAAGAAGACGGACCCAAAAGTCCTATAAATGCTCAGTCTTTTAAACAATACGAAAATGTTTATATCCATAAAACATGCTGACTTTTACTGTTATCGAGAGAGAGTGAAGGGAGTAAGGCCTGATCACGGACAACAAATATttgagaaatacacacacacacccctgcTGGTAAATCCCATGATGCCTAGTCTCATGAAAACTGCCAGGTTTCACCTCACAATCAAGATGCatgttaaagaaattatattttgcaaaataattGTATTGTTAAAATCATTCAGTGCAATTATAAGTATACATTCCTGTACAAGAGCTTAACAGTGTGAACATTTCACTCACATTTGCAACTAAAAATAGATGTGTgcaaactgtaaaatgtacactaccagtcaaaagtttttgaacagtaagatatttaatgtcTCTTCTTTtaaagtctcttgtgctcaccaagcctgcatttatttgatccaaaatacagcaaaaagtcaaattttgaaatattttttactatttaaaataactgctttgtatttgaaaatattttaaaatgtaatttattccttgatttcaaagctgaatttttagcatcattactccagtcacatgatccttcaaaaatcattataataatctgatttgctgctcaaaaaaacatttattattattattattatgttgaaaacagaattttttcaggtttctttaatgaatagaaagttcaggaaaacagcatttatctgaaatagaaatcgttcgtagcattataaatgtctttatcatcactttcgatcaatttaaagcatcattgctaaataaaagtattaatttcaataatgtaaaaatatttcagttttttcaattagtttttgctgtactttggatctaataaatgcaggcttggtgagcagaagagacttcttaaaaaacattaaaaatataactgttcaaaaatttttgactggttgtgtatattacttttattttttatttttttcatgcttaATTGGCTTAATACTGAAACTATAAATAATTTTcttcatgcaaaatataatttctgttgATTTTGGGTGAGATATAACCTGGAAAATACTTTATGAGAGCAGGCATaggtaaaaatacatatatttttctattacaTGTTATGATCCTTACTCAACAGTAAAAAAGCATTTACTGAGGATGACTACTGTACTGTATACACACCAATcccattcattttattataagtGGTTATCATAGAGAGACACTGTTAGAATATTAGAGAAATATTATTGCTAATTGTGTAGAATGAAAAGCTCATCCTTAACATGAAAAAGAGGATTTCCCCCATCAAACAAAGgatataaaatctataaataatgtcataaatataCTTTAGCAGTgcaaatacacagagtttagatTTTATACTGTTATCAGGTGACCAATAAAGGTATGTTCACACTGACAGTGTATTTTCAATACGACTTGGCAATGCGAGCTTATACAATTATGCACCAGCAATGCACTTTCATTGGTAATTGCTGCATAGCAAAGTACCAGAAACCACAGTGCAGTGACTTGCCAACAGTGAATTCGTATAGCAACAAAATTACCAGTTGTTAAACACAGAAGAACAGGTCAAAtatcccccccaaaaaaacacaCCTTAACATGCTTCTATGCGATGTGTGTGAGAACTACTACTATAGTGAGACTCAAACTGGCCTAAGTTTGATGCTCTTGGTGTGCATCCAAACACAGAGAAATGGCTGGCTTTAAGGTCAACTGTTTACAACGAGAAGATTATGTCAACTGAGAGCGTTGTGATAAGTTGTGCGCCATTTTCATCTTTACTGCTTCCATCAACATAAGTAGGTGATTTTTCCCTGCTAATGTTATGGCAGGtagtttacacatttttaaaacactcgGCCATGAGTAACTGTGTGTCTGGTAAACAGAGGGTGGTACCTTTGGGTTTCCAGATCTGGGGCTTTGAGAAAAATAGTATTCTGAATTGAGTAGGTGTTCTTTAAGGGATCCTGTGAAAGGGACACAAATGAAGGGATGAGATGGGGTGTAACACAGGTCCCAGGCCATAGAGGGTTCCCGAATGCTGCTACACGTCTGTCCGACATTTAGGAAAGATGGGTCCTCCTTCAAGCCTTCTCTTTCTTactgcacaaacaaacaaaaaaaatcgtataaatgtaaaatactgaGGAAACTTTGCTGTCATTATAACAGTCTACAAAGGGCTTTTTAACTTAGACTTTTACTTGTCTTGCCCGCATTTTCACTGACGctaggtttttaaaaaacatttaaaaaaaaacattgttttgtaatgttgtaatgtttttaaataaaaaaatatatataaatatttacattaaaatgacattgtatttataaataaaatattatataaataaatatataaatacttaaaatgtttttaaaaataaaatatttatttcaataatgtaTAAACAATACATTACTGATTTATTTTGTCCTTCCAAGACTTTTACATTTCTCAGAAAACCTGTATGTTAGACACTGGGTGATCCTTATTGCATGTGTAGAAAGGCAAAAACTTAAAATAGCAattgaaggaatagttcactcaattATAAAAATAGCTTGTATGGTTTAAAAAgattttgcagaatctgcaaaatgttaattattttaccaaaacaagagggatcatacaaaattcatgttattttttatttagtactgacttgaataagatatttcacatataagacatttacatatagtccacaagagaaaataatagttgactttataaaaaaaaaaaaaaaaatgacccaaaacacatctctgttctgttcaaaagttttcatcccccagctcttaatgcatcgtgattccttctggagcatcattgaGCTTtagaacagggtcatttttataaattcaactattattttctcttgtggactatatgtaaatgtattttatgtgaaatatcttattcaggtcagtactaagtaaaaaataacatgcattttgtatgatctctcttattgtacagattctgcaaggtgtatgtaaacttttgacttcaactgtatagtGTGAGTCAAATGGGCTACTTATGGTGCTTTTTGCCCTTTTTGGGCACTTTTATTGACACATTCTGACAATTCTCCTTTTGcactgcaagaaataaagtcatatgtTAAAATAAGAACACCAAATTTTAcgtgaactattccttaaagAAAAAGATCTGCATGCACAGCTAGCTGGATggcatttttttgtaatattttgttgagTTGGCATCATAATACTCTCTTAATGCAGAAGAAAGTAAAGGCTAAATTTGAAGAAAACCCATTAGACAGCCAGACAAACAGCACAGCAGATAAACGAACCAAAAAGCAACCAGCTATGTGAGGAGAGACAGGTTTTGATTTCACTTTTATGGAGGAAAATGCAGTACTGAAGATGCTGAAGTGGCAGAAAGAAGCCTGaagaacagtacaaaaaaaagttaacgaTCCAGAGGCTTGACGGAATGCGAGGAGGCTAAAATGACAGCGAAAAGACAGCAGGTAGTGCCCAGAGAGAGGAGGAGGGCGAGACTTTGTGTTTACTTGGGTTTTGATGTGAACTTGAACTTTTTACAGAAGGCTCTTTCCAGCTCAGGCACTGACAGAGTGAACGTGATCGCACCATCTGAGTCCGACCGAACTACACGTGCTGGAAATACATACATGGCATGAATACACCAGTACACTACCATTAATACTGCAATTAATTGATCAGAAATGACAAATTCCTATTTAATGTAAATGCacttttgagctttctattcatcggagaaccctgaaaaaaatgtcagtttccATGAAAATACTAAGCAGCACATCTGCTTTCTACATTGCCAAAAACAAGAATTGGTTTCttgtgcagcaaatcagcaaattagaatgatttctgacagaccatgtgacacttaaagagacagttcacccaaaaaatgaaaattctgtcattagttcaccctaatgttgttccaaacccgtaagaccttcgttcatcttcggaacacaaacaaagatatttttgatgaaatctgagagctttctgaccctgcatagacagcaatgcaactgcgTCCAAggcagtccatgtgacatcagtggttcaaccgtgaAGCTACAagactttttgtgcacaaagaaaacaaaaataacgactttattcaacaatttcttctgttcAGTGTCAGTCTTTAATGTGTGTTCATGACAGTACCATGACACGGaatagaagaaattgttgaataaagttgttatttttgttttctttgtgcacaggttgaaccactgatgtcacattttatcaatgcactattttatcagtgtccttactaccttttctgagccttgaatgtgtcagttgcattgtgtgggtgagtaatcaatgacagaattttcatttttgagtgaactatccctttaagacttgtaaattgtaataatatttgaaaatattattatttgtaaagaagtccacttccagaacaaatatttacagataatgtccttgtcatccatgatgttcatgtccttctttcttcagtcatgaagaaataatgttttttgagaaatacATTTCAAgattgttctccatatagtggacttctatggtaccagtgagtttgaacttaagggctctaaacgaaaattgtcctacatcactgttttaccttttttgtaaagggtgtttaaCCCTCTTTgcgcattcactttgtaaacactgggtcggtacttctgtagcgatgtaaggcgattttaaagttggaggagaaaatgagatgggagtttttcaacataccctactTACGTTGACCCAGAATGCAcaaagttcacacagagctagacaagacgagcattcgaggttaaaaagtaatttttttttttttttttttttttagaaaataaccgatcgtttggctagataagacccttcttcttcggctaagatcatttagagccctttgaagctgcattaaaactgcattttggaagttcaaactcgcaggcaccatagaagtccactatatggagaaaaatccttaaatgtttgcctcaaaaaactatttctttatgactgaagaaagaaagacattaacatcttggatgacaagggggtgagtaaattatctgtaaatttttgttctagaagtggactacTCTTTTAAGAGCATTTGTGACAAAATACCTGCAGCCTTGATGCTTCTTTTAAAACCAATCGAAAATCTTCCACACCCCAAACtattaaatggtagtgtatctaTTTCAGCTAAACcagcacataaacacacaaacgcAACATCAATTAATGTTAATTCTGAAATACAGTATACAGTGCGTGTGTTTCTTACCCAGGTCATTGTTGTTCATCATGGCGTTAGATCCACGCAAGCGTGGGCCCTGCTGGGTGAAGTGGTATCCGAACTTCAGCAGAGTAGTGTTCTTCTCCAAAATGTTAGCTATCTCCATCTCAACCTTATTACCTAAGGGCTGGCTCTGTATCGCACATAAACAAAGAGGTTATAGCAACCCTTTCCTTTTCTCCTCCTATCATCAGTACAGATAATGGCTCAGACCTCATATGaccttattttgtgtttgtgtgagtgtacCTGGTTGTCAATCTTTAGCTCCTGCAGTGTAGTGTTGTTCTTTAAGGATTCCACGAGTGCCAGAATTCCAGCTCCAGTAATAAAGTTTGACTCAACGTTTAGACTCTTCAAAGTGGTGTTCACTTTCAGCATGTCTGCTAGTGCCTGCGAACCAAACAACACCTTGTTTTACTCCTTCACTACCATTCAAgagttcaaaatgttgaaaatagttgtgctaaTGATTTCAGGATTCAAAAGGCCAGCatgtatttgaaaaagaactcaTATCTCCCAAAAACTCAAAGAACATATTTCACCAACCAACCCAAAAacctatattatatatatatatatatatatatatatatatatacacacacacacacacacacacacatatatatatatatatatatatacatatatatacatatatacacacatacatatatacatatatatatatacacacacacacatatatatatatatatacatatatacacatacatatatacacacatattatatatatatatatatatatatatatatatacacacatatacatatacacacacacatatatatatatatatatatatattcagcataaattaaaactaatactttttacattaaatgaaaatgtgcttatttgttaaaattcgaaaaattacatttctaataATAGGCTGCATTTTCTTTATGGAATATATGTTCTATATGTTCTgttaaaaaaccttaattttgaGAGTGGCTGTGCTTTTTTCATGTAACTCACAAAGGCCACAGGATCATTACTTCTGGTGCCGACGATGCTCAGGCGCTCCACAACATTGTTCCCTTTAAACGCTTCTGCATACGCTTTCAGCGTTGGGATTGGAATATTCTACagataaccaaaaaaaacagagcGGACACATAATCATCCAAACATATAAAGACACTATGCAGCAGAGagtacagtataaataaatgagCGAAAGCAGCACCTTGATATTGTTTAGGTTAACCTCAACAAGGTCTGGATCATTTCGCTTGATTCTCTGTAGTGTTTCCTCTACATCTGTGTCATTGGGCTGTTCGTCTGGCACTGGCTTATACTGAGTACACTGGATTACGCCTGTGTGTATATAATACAACTCTGAATTACAATAAATCAAAAAGGGttcagctgtggatcattcaggtaagaacacagtattaagaatcaagggggtgtaaacttttgaacggggtcatttttgtaaactcagctattattttctcttgtggacaatatgtaaacatattttatgttaaatatcttattcaggtcattgataaacaaacaataacatgcattttgtatgatccatcttacttttagaaaataatttacattttgcagattctgaaaaggggatgtaaacttttgacctcaactgtacatctATTCACAGCAAGGTGTGACATTGCATTACATTTATGTACATTGTTACATTCATTTTACATGAATGtatttggatttattttatcCCAAGTGACATTGCATTCAAGCTacacattgttttaattaatgtaaccACCTtttaaactcatctacatcttggatggcctgagtgtgagtacattttcagcaagatttcgtttttttgtaaaatattacttgaATTGTAATCTTTAATTTGATCACAAATAACTATTCAGACAAATATAAAGCATAAAATCatgcaaaaacatttcaggataaataaatatttacttactGTTCAAGCCCTGTTTGTTGACGATAGTACTGCTGGCAAGTGCTTCGTAATACTGCTGATTACTCATCAGCGTGTGCATGCCCAAAATGGCTTTTCAAATTTAGAAAGAGGGAGGAAAGAACAGAATAAGTTTAGCTGAAGATTAAAAAGTGGGACATGTTCCCTGCTTATGTCAGCTGGGTTTTGTTACAgtataaaacatgattttacatGACCGTTATCCACCCTCTACGACCTACTGAATGAAATTTACACCTTGTacagtatacatatatataccaTACATAAAACCATGCTTTCCAAGAGATCAACTCATTGATTCACATTTACCTGTCAAAACATATCTCAAGCAGAACATCAGATGAACtaacaaatgaaaatgtgcaaaaCATCAGAATAGGGAGTCAAGAggaaaatgcaatttataagTCTGGCATGTATACTGCGTCTGACTGCTGACCCTGGGCCAAAGACAACTGAACTAACCTCATTCCCATATGAAGCTCCTATCTGTCTGTACATATAAGCTGACCAAGTCAGCTCCTTTAATGCTGCTGTTTTTGAAACATGatcccaaagaaaaaaaaaacaactgaccTCATTTAAGGAAACCTCTCCATCATGCTAAATGAGAGCAAGTTAATGGCTGACGGTTGAGAGTTTTTTTTAGCCAGCAGGAAAAACTTTGTTCCCCTTTTTTGGTAGCCATGTGTCTTTAGCTCTCATGGATGAGTCATTgttatgaaagaaaaaaaagagctcAAACTTGCATACGCAGTTTAAGGAATTGCCATGTGCGTGCTACACAAAAAGttcacctaaaataaaaatgaattatttaccctgcctttaatgattttttttcaatgaaaaacaaaacaagaaatgttGATCCTCTTTGTGGTGTCTCAACATAGGAAAGATGTCAAACAAGTTCagaaacatgagggtgagtaaattacagaGTTTTGAAATAATCCTGAAATATCACTAACATCATGCAGATAACATAATATGCTAAACATACCATGCAAATACTGAGCtaatgtttaagaaacattctGGAAATGTTAGAGCAGCATACAACGTTGCAGGTAAACCTACTGGAATGATCCATGGCTTAGAAACAGAAACAGTGGAGCAGGAAAGTGGATAGAAAATGAGGAATGAAGATGTAAAAATGGAGTGGAGAAAACTGAAGGACAGACCAGAGAAAGGCACACGGTGAGATACACGAGTGAGAATTAGTCAGTGAAATTACAGATGGATTGAATATGCATAGATATTAAAATTAGTGAACAGAAGATGCTGAATTGAACTGCatcttaaaacatttatatttcaaaattaaattcataaagtctTGGATCATAAGAAGAAAAGAAGCATAACCTACATATGTGAAGTCAATTGCTAAAATTTGTATCGTACCAGCTATATCGCACAATTCTGCGTCAGTAGCACTAGATAGCGCCTCCTCTAGCTCAGGCTCCAGAGTGACATCTTCCAGGATAGGGTCAACAACTTTGGTCTTAGGCACCCACACTTTTCCtacatacaaacatttaaagacagaaatgtttaaagggacagttcacccaaaaattctgtcattcacactcatgtcattccaacctGTAacaccttcgttcatcttcagaacacaaatgaagatatttttgataaaatccaaga
This genomic window from Labeo rohita strain BAU-BD-2019 chromosome 1, IGBB_LRoh.1.0, whole genome shotgun sequence contains:
- the tmod1 gene encoding tropomodulin-1 isoform X2 yields the protein MFRKEMDKYRDVDEDELLQKLSEEELRRLEDELEELDPDNALLPAGFRQRDQTKKAPTGTFQRDNLLAHLEKQAKEHPDRDDLVPYTGEKRGKVWVPKTKVVDPILEDVTLEPELEEALSSATDAELCDIAAILGMHTLMSNQQYYEALASSTIVNKQGLNSVIQCTQYKPVPDEQPNDTDVEETLQRIKRNDPDLVEVNLNNIKNIPIPTLKAYAEAFKGNNVVERLSIVGTRSNDPVAFALADMLKVNTTLKSLNVESNFITGAGILALVESLKNNTTLQELKIDNQSQPLGNKVEMEIANILEKNTTLLKFGYHFTQQGPRLRGSNAMMNNNDLVRKRRLEGGPIFPKCRTDV
- the tmod1 gene encoding tropomodulin-1 isoform X1, which translates into the protein MFRKEMDKYRDVDEDELLQKLSEEELRRLEDELEELDPDNALLPAGFRQRDQTKKAPTGTFQRDNLLAHLEKQAKEHPDRDDLVPYTGEKRGKVWVPKTKVVDPILEDVTLEPELEEALSSATDAELCDIAAILGMHTLMSNQQYYEALASSTIVNKQGLNSVIQCTQYKPVPDEQPNDTDVEETLQRIKRNDPDLVEVNLNNIKNIPIPTLKAYAEAFKGNNVVERLSIVGTRSNDPVAFALADMLKVNTTLKSLNVESNFITGAGILALVESLKNNTTLQELKIDNQSQPLGNKVEMEIANILEKNTTLLKFGYHFTQQGPRLRGSNAMMNNNDLARVVRSDSDGAITFTLSVPELERAFCKKFKFTSKPNKKEKA